The following proteins come from a genomic window of Pseudomonadales bacterium:
- the hupB gene encoding DNA-binding protein HU-beta: MNKSELIDAIASSADLSKASAGRALDAVVESVTDALKSGDSVSLVGFGVFSVKERAARTGRNPQTGEEIQIKAAKVPSFKAGKALKDAVN; encoded by the coding sequence GTGAATAAATCGGAATTGATTGATGCAATTGCAAGCTCAGCAGACTTATCAAAGGCTTCGGCTGGTCGTGCACTGGATGCCGTCGTTGAGTCAGTAACAGATGCATTAAAAAGTGGCGACAGTGTTTCTTTAGTCGGCTTTGGTGTGTTCTCTGTTAAAGAGCGTGCTGCTCGCACTGGTCGTAACCCACAGACTGGCGAAGAGATTCAAATTAAAGCGGCTAAAGTGCCAAGCTTTAAAGCAGGTAAAGCACTTAAAGACGCAGTCAACTAA